In Sesamum indicum cultivar Zhongzhi No. 13 linkage group LG1, S_indicum_v1.0, whole genome shotgun sequence, the sequence attcgtgtgtcttttatcgccttcatattccacctgttatccatcttaacctgatccatttcctaacagcACCAACATCGGATCGAtgccaaattttataaaaaatggcaGGTAAACACGATAGATTGTAGAACGTAAAcgtataaaatttaatcatttatttttcttgcacCATCCATATAAAAATTTGGCGGCTTATGGCATCATagtactaaattttataaaacctGTTGTActcttaattaaatataatggTCCATGATTTATTCTCCATGCACATTCATTCATGTTAATAACTTGATATGcttttagttatatattaaattttatttttaaatcccATGTCGTATCTATTTGATTATATTCGTGCAAGTACTATGTTGAATAGTAGCTAGTGATATATAaaagttttctctttttttgtcTTAACTATTAATAAAAGTCTTTAACCCTACAACTACAAATAAGGGATGTTTCACCACTCAACAGACACAACTCGAGGTATAAGACAAGAACAAGTGAAGACGGGTCAAGAGGTCattcaaaatagaattaaagaaaCAATCTAAGAAAAAAGCAAGAGAGAGTTCAAAAAGTCTCAAAATCCTCTAAAGcacaaatcaagaaagatCCACAACTTTCAAAGCAAAATCGAGGTGTTAGTCACAGAAACCatccaaaatcaaaatctGATTCGTAAAGAAGTCAAAGAACCTGTGAAGTAACGTTGTCAAGATACTAGTCCATCTCTACGGAAGATCAAAGCGTCAAATCCACCAAAAGATATTCAAGTTCAAGTCAAGTTctccaaatttataattttgcccCTCTCATCTCTTACCAATTCCCATCATGCTTCAACATTAGACATTTATAGATCTAAGTCTTTGATTATCAAATTCGCCTTCATTTTGCAGCAAATaatgaagaagagaaatcaGAAGctgaatgtgtgtgtgtgtgtgtgtgtgtgtgttaaaaGAAGTGAGTGATGTGGTTGCTGATGACTTGTGTATACAGATTTTCACTTTATTCGGCCAATAATGAATGAAAGAAGCAATGCTTTGTAGGCCATACTTAAATTTTGTGCTTATAGTTCTCAAATACTATTTACCACTCACTTTTTTTCCAGTGTTTCTGTTTCTGTCCtatctttgattttatttttggtgaaaGATTAATTTCATGTaagtaaaaaaagatatttcaGAGTAATGttctattatctttttaaaactcaccactattaatatattataagatattaaaaaaatttaaaattcttttatcatatttattacaaaattattgttattaatgcTTTCACAAATatcatgatttaattttatcaaaactctttgaaaaattatttttaaagtaatacataattatatttttatacctttagaaaatatgtaaacctaaataatttttaaataaataaatttaaccaaatattgttttattattgttgatttttttagcttatcatcataaattaaaaaatatataataatatctcCACAAAAATACTAGTAACTTGTGGTTCGTACTGCCAGAagattaactaattaaatatttttggttttatttatataacaaaacaaatatttaaaaatattataaatgattccatagtaaatattagggtaaattacaattaagtttgtaagatttattataattataagtgtctttttttattaaacaattataataattctgTTGTAGGCAATATTTGTTAAACATCTACTAATTTTTAcgagaaatttataatttttcaaacaaaataaatatttataaatatagcaAATTTTATGGAAATTCGTTGTGATTTATCCCAATATTTAATTACCAGGAGTAAAAGTAAATTTGGTAACCACATTAATTTCGTTTATGATTTAGGCAAAATTCATTGCAGCTtctcttaaaatatttgaaatttttgataaaacttatttatttatctaattttatatatataaaaaaatccatgCTCAGAAACGATATGACTTGCAGCTTGATCGACCCTCATTGCATGAAGTACTgttcattttagttttatatgaggtttatatttctttcctaaaatgtattttgttagaaaaacgagatcttaaaatttataaactgcTTAAATTTAACGTTTGcaatcaatataaaatgactgcataaataaaaatttactattttcctATCAACATAATACACattttaatacaataattatgttattaaaattaaattgttttaagAAAAGCCAAGATTAATAGATCAATGGATTACTCAAGAAGTATAgcagatgaaaaaattataaagataatttgtttattcttatttttagttGTATATGTCAATCTTAATGAAGAAAGGGACATCATGATGAACTAAGAGGCACAAAGAAAGGTAGGGCGCCCAGCAGCCCGCCAAGTCTTCTGACAATATCAGAAATGCAAGCTCATATGgagttatttaataatttaatattaaaaaaaattatattattataatttttttaatataataataaaaacacgACGAGTCgtgatttaatcaataaataaaggaAGAAGTCGTGATTACAAATTCCGACTtgacattttttctttttatttttttcgtttaaataaatttgtataatttaattatatataattaaattttaacaatatattaaaatctaaaaattataaaattaacattgcattaatttaaaaattacaactaaagGTACaatgtaatagtgtatttattttgtacaattgcaaaaaattacaatgaactatacaattacaaatataaaaaatgtccacCCATTCCACAATTTCGTTTATGGCGTTGACGCCGaggtcttcttatttcctcGCCCACATTTTGAACTGGCTCATTTTGCCCCTTATTTTTATCACCACCGAACCGACTTGATGTTGTTGTGGAACTTGACTCCACATTGTCACGATATGGACCaaatgatggaaatgaaattggtgaaatattatatccttCTGTATATGGTTGATTAATACCAAGACCAAAGTCAAGAGAATAATCTTGTATTTGGTTTGGCATATATTGAGTCGATTGAAACCATTCGTCTTGAGACGGTTGAGGCatgtaataatcttgaggcgGTTGAGACacgtaataatcttgaggAGGATATACTATAGAAGGACCAGCTATATCCACGCCAATATCATGACGTTCAACTGAACCAGTAGACATTCGGCTAGAGCTTCTTCTTTGCCTGTGGGATGTTGTAGGAGCATCATCAGATGGAGAAGCAATTTGTTGTGACTGTTGGGTTATAGCTTCCTTGATAATATATAACCCATGTTCAAATCTATCCACTATTTGACTATATCCTTCAATATTTGGTGGTCTAAATCGACATAAAGTTTCAAGGACATTCACCTCATTTGCCtgaaaattgtagaaaaataatgagccttgtgttgttaaaaaaaatctaaaataaaatatgtaatattatataacagCCTACCACAACTTGCGACATAGGTGCTTCTCCAGGTTGGTACCCGCTTTCCACACGTCTATCAGTAGATGACGATACGAAATTTCTTATTATGTTGTAGTACCATTCCCAATAATCTCGCTCTGTTTCCCTTCTATTCGAAATGGGTTGCCTCTGTACAATCGTGTCATATCGTCTTTGTCATCTAGTgatatattgtatgtgttgCAGGGACCAATCTGCGCCCGTGTGATTTTTACAGGAAATCTGATGGAGGCTCATATCCCGGGTATCCGTCGATTTTGGTACATTTTGTCTCTTCCCGAATTGGCGAACAACCCGTTCGGGACGATGCATTTCAACTATCGCGTAGAATATCAATGGATATGATGACCTCCACAACTGGGGGTTCAATTCATCGGCCTAAGGTATGCGTTGCATACATGATTAATGCTGCATCAACAGTGAAGGATTATTACGATATAATGGCttataagaatacatattcTAAATCATTTGAACCTGTGCATTCCGAAGATTATTGGGATGTACCGGGATTTGAGTTGGTCCACGATCCTACTATTCGCATCTCTTCGCACCTTGGTCGAAATCAAACAGCAcgtattcacaacgagatggattggGCACAAACGCATGCACGACAACAACccaacaaagaaattcttcAACACGATCAGATGTGTCAGTACCGGGTTgttaggattaattatatactttttgtatcttttataattatacaaaaatgtacacttttacatttatacatttaattgtaattttttaaattaatacggtgttaattttataatttttttaattttaatatgttgttaaaaattaattatatataattaaattatctatacttatatacatatatataagttacaatatatatatattatataaatatacatatatacattataacatatatataaattaaaatatatgtatatatatgcatatatatatatatgtatactaaAAAGGCTGACCACACGGTCAGCCTTTTTAGTGATGACAAGGCTGGTACAACAACCATTGATTAAAGGCTGCTGCTAgccttctttaatttttcttttttaaaaagaaagttgACCTCTTCGTGTATAAATAGCAGGCATCAACTCATTCATTTTTCGCCAAACAACATGATGActtatttttcagtttctcGCTAACTATGTCTACTTCATTTTCtcgaattcaattttttttgtattttggtggTGAATTTGCAGCGATGGATGATCTCTTATCGCATTGaagtttttgtgtatttttagAGTGtccatattatttgaatatcttgTACTCTTGAATATAAGGAAGTTTTTACGTATTTTAGGAGTGGCTAACGCATCTGAATATCTAGTACTCTTGAATATCAGGAGAACAACTTCAACGGTGCGGAAACTCGTCCAAGTGTGATGGCCACATGTTCCAAGCCCTATCCATGAATACGATTTTAGGGCCTCGAGTGATCGATGGATAAGACCATCATGAAGAAAGAACTTATAGTGCTCGAAAGATTCGTTTTTTGTTACTCCTGTTGCAGTTGATGGTTTTGGTGTATCCTGGTAAGCGAACTATCGGTTCGGtggtgatgaaaatgaagtaCAAAATGTGAGCGAGtgcaaaattgtaatttttaacaattgtacaaaataaatacactattacatttgtacccttaattgtaatattttaaattaatgcaatgttaattttataatttttgtattttaatatgttgttaaaaattaattatacataattaaattatacaaatttatttaaacgaaaaaaaggaaaatagtCAAGTCGGGATTCAGAATCACGACTTGGTGTCGTGATTTGTAATCCACTTGGCcacttttccatttttctggCTTTATTTCTTGACGAAAATCGCGAATCGtcatgtttttattatattatttaataaaattataataatatagttttttttaataataaattattaaataactcAGCTCATATGACCTTGCATTGTGGGCCGTGTGCCACTTTGATCGTATCCGCGCCTGCTCTAAGAAAAAACAGGTTTAATtgtcatatataatttgattataggattaaacataatttaccTATGACATGTTAAATGAGTAAATActcttttatgaaaaaagaattagcaaattattctctatatttcaaaaaataaaataaattatctcgTATAAATGGTTTAGATAGAAAGGTAATTTgttccatttttcaaaacacaagaggtaatttgttattttattttttacaaagaattttttgctcatttctcatattataggggggtaaattgtatcttttcttttgatgatattacttcattgtattaatttaaaaaattacgattAAGTATACAAATGTactagtgtatattttttgtacagTTGTAAAAAATGCAAATGTCAAAAATATCCACCCGTCCCACAATTGTGTATGTGGCATTGACAATGagatcttcttattttttcgcCCACATTGTGCATTGGCTCATTTTGCGCCTCATTATCATCACCACCGAACCGACTTGATGTTGTTGCACAACTAGAATCCACATTATCACGATATGCACTAAacgataaaaatgaaattcgTGAAATATTGTATCCTGGTGTATATGGTTGATTAATACCAAGATCAAGGTCAAGATGTACTTGTGAAAAATAATCTTGTGTttgatttgatatatatagagccaattgaaaccaatcatctaaccaataataataataatgatatatgTTTTCGTATACAAGGGCTTAAAGGTAGTTTTCTTACATGCTTACAAGGGCTTAAAGGAAACTTTGCCAAGAGCATGTAGacacatcaaaataaatatttgatagaatttatcctattttcatagtacatataaataaacacCTGACTAATTATGCAgaacttttttatattcatttaataaacaataatcatatgattcatttaatataattctCAAAGTAAACAAAcctaaaagaaaagaaaattctaaactcaaatatattttaacgtTACTgggaaatatatgaataagaCACATATCACaggtttaaataattttttaactttaaccTTTATGACGGCATAACTCAGTGGATAACggtataatattttcatcctaTGTGAAATATATGTGAGAtcagatttatttattttagaaaaaaatataatccaaaACCTGATATTCATGTGGCGTGCCTAAATCATTTGCAGCCCACTCAGAGAACAATCCATTGAGCAGCCACATCAGCACGAAGGATACACATTCGACGGATGCCTCAGAAGGCAATTACAGGAACCCACAGAACTATTAGAATAATGGCTCATTTTGTAAATGATAAGAACTTAAATCGAAAAATGTGAGATGTGGCCAAGTTATACTTGAAATAGAGAAGAAACTAAGTGGAGCCAAATACATTGTCATTAaagtttttcaacttttgtcaaattacaaaaattcaatatgaatttgatttaatgaAGTTGGATCGAATATTGGCTAaagtcaaattaattaacttaattttcatacatattatattttatttgattaaacgAATTCTTATTGATTTTGATGGCTTATTGAAGAagagttttatttattaacttattatttaaagaatCAAATCACTAGGAAAAACAAGGCAGCTGCTTCGTCCTAATCGTAACAGATGCTCATATATTGTTATCTATAGCTATAAAAATAGTTGTACCTATATCTAAAAACTATAACTCTTTACCTAATTTTAGCTACAATCCTTTTAATTTCTGCACCTAACTCATGACTTCGAGTTTCTGTAGCCTTTCTGTAGGtatatactatatatgaaGGTTTTGTGGCCAATTTCGTTACAGTAATAATGAAATATCCGTTGCAAATATTTAACAGTTTTTATAATCGTAACTACAGAAATTCTATTGCTATACTCATACTGTTACGCCCCGGTTTTGCTCCCCCTCGTGTAGCACTTTGTCCCATGTAAGTGTCTCGAATTTGTTTGGTCGTTGCTTATGTCACTACAAAAGAACATAGTTATAGCAATAGAAATTTTGCAACCGGATACTttcattgtaaatttgcaatgACTTTTGCCACGACTTTGCAACagagtttcaatttttttgaatttttgtggcAAATTCCATTGCAAACTTATGATAGACTTTTGCAACGGATTAGTGATCATAACATTCCAGTGCGAAATTTGGTCAACTATTGGATGATCAACAATTGTGATAAGTCATTGTATCGTAGCGATAGTTTGCCACAGGCAAATTCCGTTGCAAACTTGAATCGGAATGTGCAACGGATTGAAATAGTTGTATTTGGTGTGCTCCAAAATGAAGGATAGCCCCAAACGAGATGGTACCTAAATGAATCGGTAAGCCCAGATCCATAGTGGCAGCCAACTAGGCACTTGTCTAGGTGGATAGGGACCAGTGCATCCAAGTGTAGCAAGGAGATCCAGGAGGATAGACTTCTGAGGACGATGTAGACTCTTCACCTATTTGAAGTATCCTAGTCTCTAAACATCACCTATTTGAAGTATCATGGACAAACAGAGGATAGATGATTGATGGGATGGTTTCTGCGCGAAAGTGGGGGGAAAGCACGTAGTTAACGCCGCCTATCGAGACCTTTTAGCATCTCTAGTATATCACATTTGGCAGGAGCGCAACAGGAGGAAATTTCAACAATTGGATCGTGACCCGTCGGTAttggcaaatatttttctagaCGAAATTAGATTACGTATACTTAGTACAAAATTGCCGAATACAAGTAGCACGATAGCCTTGTATAGattatgaaaaattccatGGCATTCAACATCAGCCATATGACTGtacattatgattttttttaatgcaatttacctttaccgaaaaaaaaacatcaccaCGGAAATGGAAAAAGTTCTGCCCTCTGGTTTCTGCAAACACTATCTGGATATGTTGAACTTGCAGCCAGATTTCAgaaggaaaaatcaaattacccaGTTTGTATGATCAACAACATTTATTTGTAACCATAAGAACGAGCCTATTTTGGTACAATAGCAACAACatgaagaagaggaagacTGTTTACTCTTCTATCAAAACCACGAAATTTAGATTTTGCATCAGGTTGTAATTCTCACAGGAATGGCCACAAGTGGTTCAGCTTTGCGGAGAGTCACACCAAATTTCTCCGTCATGTCCATGTCTTCAGGTGCCATCCCATTCGGCAGCTTCCAGTCAAACGTCTTAACGAGGTTAACAACAATCAGGGCCACTATTCTTACAGCAAGATTCATTCCAGGGCATATACGTCTTCCAGCACTAAACGGCGTGAACCTGAAATCATTGCCCCTGAAATCAATGTCCACATTGAGAAACCTTTCCGGCATAAAGCATGTCGGCTTCTCCCAGTATGTAGCATCCCTGGAAATCGACCAGGCATTCACCCAAATTCGAGTGTGTTTTGGGATGGTGTATCCCTGAATCTCTACATCTTGCTCGGCCTGATGGGGCAGGAGGAGTGGCGATGTCTGGTGCATCCTCATTGTTTCTTTTATCACTGCAGTTAAGTATGGAAGTCGAGCGATGTCTTGTTCTTGAACTATTCCTCCAGGTGTGATTATCTCGGAGAGTTCTTGTTTTGTCTTGGAGAGAATGGTTGGATTGTGAAGGAGCTCTGCCATAACCCATTCCACCGTTGAGGTGCTGGTGTCTGTGCCTGCTATGAATATTTCCTAGCATTTATTTTACACAAGCTCTTTAGGATGGTTGtgtttttgcaataatttaagATAGTTAAATTACTAGAGTTAATTACAACAGTTTTTCTCAAAAGTTGTGTAATTTTCcaccttttgtttcttcctttCGAATACAAAGATTTCtcttctaattaattttcatattcacaaaaaaatgttaattacTTTCTTTCTGAATTATatacagaaaaattacattcctttagttttcaaaataaaatataatatcccATCTATTTCTAAGTATTACTATTTGCTTAAATGAAAAGGGTTTGTATGTGAGATTTTAGAAACTCAGAAAAGAGGATGATTAAGGGAAAATTCTTATCAAATCAGGTTTAGtcgaaccaaatcaattatatagcaaGTGTGATATAATTGTTACATAattggttctttttttttaactcaaTTATGTAGCAAGTGCATTTTACTTGTCCCATGGAatctgataaaattaaaatttttcaaaattaagttaGTCCAGTTTACCACAATGAGAAGCTTCACATCTAGACGTGTAAGTCCATCAGGCCTTTCGTGTTCAGTATAATCAAGAAGAACATCCAAGAGGTCTCCACTCCTCTCTGATGCAGCTCTCCGACGCTTCATCCGTTGATCAATCATGTCGTCGATCAGCTCATGCAACCGATCGTACGACACCCTGATTTTGCGCCTGATCCCTTGAGGATCAAAAGGCCTTAAGAAAGGGAAATAGTCGGCAAGATTAGGCTTCGCCACAAGCACCATTATGTTGGCATTAAGCACTTGTAACTCTTTCATGGCATCAGATGCAGGATCAAGCATGTCTGCAGAGAACAACATCTTCGACAACAGCTTCATCATCGTGCTGAAAACTATCCCTCCAATATAAATTGCTTTGCCACATTCCTGAGCTTCAACCACACGTTCGACCATCGTTTTCACCACATCATGCCGCAAATGTCTTAGTGAGTCCAGCTTCTGGGCCATGAAAATGTGGCTGTTGAAAATCTTTCGTAGTTTCCTCCACTGCCGTCCGGTTGGTAGCCAAGGGAACGCAAGCTCATACCCCTTTTCTGCTGTGACAGCGTCTGGAATAGGCCGTCCCGCGAATTCAGCGTCGGGTTTCTGCAGAATTTCCTTGGCCATTTCTGCAGATGATGCAACGACAACATTAACAAATCCGAGCTTTATAGTCATGAGAGGTCCATAAGTTTTGGCTAGCTTGGCTAGAGACTGATGGGTTCCGTGTCTAATTGTGATGAGGCTCCCAATGAGTGGGAGGCCAAAAGGGCCTGGAGgaagatttttcttcttgatgaAAAGTGCATTTGAGATTTCATGGAAAATATAAGTTGCTAATAAGAAGGTAGAGATCACAAGTAAAAGACCATACAGTTCCATTTGCAATAGGGTCTTTGTTTTGCCTCTGCTGAGTGCTTCTATGCCATGCGTGTCAAGGCTTTATATAGTGAAGGATGATCATGATTTTTGCTCAAAAGGGTATGTCATCGTTGTGTTGAAGTCAAAGAACCTAACTACTTTTGGAAGTACGGCAATAAAGTTTTGTCCACTTTTTGATCTTATTAAGCACCGAATTacggattgaattttttattgtatttatacgcaaaatgtatataattttttttaaataaaattaatgacgTACTCTTTGTATACAAGACATGTGTgcaaaatagaataaaagatgtaacataaatttcaatagaaaattcaatcccacttaaatatatagtaggtttagaagtgattttaaatacttatttgtgtaaaaacaaattcaatactGGATGAATTAGTCAGAATATTAATCATTTcagaattattttatattgaaagtaataaataacttttagATAGAGGGTGTCtacaatatcttttaattttgtggtgAAAATTGgttattgaaaaatagaaaagagtTGAAATTAGGGAATCAGGGGAAAAAGTTTGATCTTGGAgttttactaataaattgcaaaattttggTAGGAAGAACTTATAGTTTTTGgcttaaatgaatttaatttaaataatttataaatcaagACACCATTCCCAATTTATTTTGacgaaaatgttaaataaacaCTTAGGTTAGGTTCcctataagaaataatttaatagtgACTGATTATTTCGACGGCCAAAAACTATCACTATCAATGCATACAAATGAAGTTATGACGAATATCAATTACTAACTCGATATTACTGAAACTTTTATCGAAAATTAA encodes:
- the LOC105156935 gene encoding geraniol 8-hydroxylase-like; this encodes MELYGLLLVISTFLLATYIFHEISNALFIKKKNLPPGPFGLPLIGSLITIRHGTHQSLAKLAKTYGPLMTIKLGFVNVVVASSAEMAKEILQKPDAEFAGRPIPDAVTAEKGYELAFPWLPTGRQWRKLRKIFNSHIFMAQKLDSLRHLRHDVVKTMVERVVEAQECGKAIYIGGIVFSTMMKLLSKMLFSADMLDPASDAMKELQVLNANIMVLVAKPNLADYFPFLRPFDPQGIRRKIRVSYDRLHELIDDMIDQRMKRRRAASERSGDLLDVLLDYTEHERPDGLTRLDVKLLIVEIFIAGTDTSTSTVEWVMAELLHNPTILSKTKQELSEIITPGGIVQEQDIARLPYLTAVIKETMRMHQTSPLLLPHQAEQDVEIQGYTIPKHTRIWVNAWSISRDATYWEKPTCFMPERFLNVDIDFRGNDFRFTPFSAGRRICPGMNLAVRIVALIVVNLVKTFDWKLPNGMAPEDMDMTEKFGVTLRKAEPLVAIPVRITT